A stretch of Pseudophryne corroboree isolate aPseCor3 chromosome 9, aPseCor3.hap2, whole genome shotgun sequence DNA encodes these proteins:
- the LOC134958776 gene encoding E3 SUMO-protein ligase KIAA1586-like codes for MKRNLLSYFKPKNKEVIEIESVEISDSDESHRGASEDASGSTIDPSVEQINADCEQRKKRVRDENESSIPDCWTDEQASQFKDKYAWLKISKGKIGCDICARVQTLGSGAETLRGCSKTLSVEWATSNVGPYGDTKSKQQLSLRKKIHDHRYSKAHEAAVKMLQEKNNNVLPQLVAQQYNEHIQTTVRVFRTAYHVAKNNRPFTDHPQLIDLQEANGCDLGKILQSNVVCTDIVTHISSEMRKRLIQNIVTLKPKVSIQVDESTSVSKKTTLILYVRAIMVAMAGESSEDCQPTTFFLDLVELESTTAQGIYDSILATLSKHGLSKSLLSEILIGFGSDGAAVMLGSKSGVATILRKEFPNLISWHCLNHRLELAVSDTVKDLTEIFHFQSFVDSLYTLYSRCPKNLRELQKCSAELHDIVLSIGRVLDTRWVASSFRTVYAIWRSYPVLFKHFQEQVQCKGKESTKFYSLSRQLQSEEFLMNLALMCDALSELRDLSLALQDRNIHLVKAQRLLVRQVHVFESRIDNVTGMFSNEASESISTGHFKGVELIKNSKVKTIRRGQFYASLKSNIENRCLSSEDKKFYEVVKVIYKDFWPDVLPMEFGEKELKTLCDRFQINFGKTKMAFRDFKHNGGKSVPSDLLPLLHCIQTVPVSNAECERGFSVMNIIATKIRSSLSIPHLAELMMISICGPPLHLWNPVPYVKSWLAKGRRSALQDVCLTRRRKEDSSSFQHLWRLL; via the coding sequence ATGAAAAGAAATTTGCTAAGTTATTTCAAGCCAAAAAATAAGGAAGTCATCGAAATAGAAAGTGTTGAAATTAGTGACAGTGACGAGTCCCATCGTGGTGCTTCAGAGGATGCGAGTGGGAGTACCATAGACCCAAGTGTTGAACAGATAAATGCAGATTGTGAACAGCGTAAGAAAAGAGTACGAGATGAAAATGAGAGTTCCATAcccgactgctggacagatgaacaGGCATCCCAGTTTAAAGATAAATATGCCTGGCTAAAAATATCCAAAGGAAAAATTGGGTGTGATATTTGTGCTAGAGTTCAGACACTAGGATCTGGGGCTGAAACATTACGTGGATGTAGTAAAACATTATCCGTAGAATGGGCAACAAGCAATGTAGGTCCGTATGGTGACACAAAATCAAAGCAGCAATTATCGCTGCGTAAAAAAATTCATGACCACCGTTATTCAAAAGCACATGAGGCAGCAGTTAAGATGttacaggaaaaaaacaataatGTTTTACCACAGTTAGTTGCCCAACAATACAACGAACATATTCAAACAACTGTAAGAGTTTTCAGAACTGCTTACCATGTTGCTAAAAATAACCGTCCATTCACAGATCATCCACAGTTAATTGACCTACAGGAAGCCAATGGATGTGATCTAGGAAAAATATTGCAGAGCAACGTTGTATGCACAGATATAGTTACTCATATTTCATCAGAAATGAGAAAGCGACTCATTCAGAATATAGTAACCTTAAAACCAAAAGTCAGCATTCAAGTTGATGAAAGCACAAGTGTCTCTAAAAAAACCACACTGATCTTATATGTGCGAGCAATTATGGTGGCAATGGCAGGTGAAAGTTCTGAAGATTGCCAACCCACAACTTTTTTTCTTGATTTAGTTGAGCTTGAAAGTACAACAGCCCAGGGCATTTATGATTCCATACTAGCCACTCTGAGCAAACATGGCTTATCAAAAAGTCTTTTGTCAGAAATTCTAATTGGTTTTGGAAGTGACGGAGCAGCAGTAATGCTTGGTTCTAAGTCTGGAGTTGCCACAATTCTACGTAAGGAGTTTCCAAACCTCATCAGTTGGCACTGCCTAAACCACCGCCTAGAGCTAGCTGTTTCAGATACAGTGAAGGATCTCACAGAGATATTTCACTTTCAGTCTTTTGTAGATAGTCTGTATACACTATACAGCCGTTGTCCAAAGAATTTGAGAGAGTTACAGAAGTGTTCAGCAGAACTCCATGACATTGTTTTAAGTATAGGTCGTGTACTTGATACCAGATGGGTTGCCTCAAGTTTCAGAACAGTATATGCTATATGGCGTTCATATCCTGTGTTGTTCAAGCATTTTCAAGAACAGGTGCAATGCAAAGGTAAAGAAAGCACAAAGTTTTACTCATTGAGTAGGCAATTGCAAAGTGAGGAGTTCCTTATGAATTTAGCCTTAATGTGTGATGCTCTGTCAGAACTTCGTGACCTTTCATTAGCTTTACAAGACCGAAATATTCACTTAGTAAAAGCTCAAAGGCTATTAGTGAGGCAGGTTCATGTTTTTGAGTCACGCATTGACAATGTAACAGGAATGTTCTCAAATGAGGCTTCTGAATCTATCTCGACAGGACATTTCAAAGGAGTAGAACTTATTAAAAATTCGAAAGTAAAAACCATCAGACGTGGACAGTTTTATGCTAGCCTAAAATCTAATATTGAAAATCGCTGTCTGTCATCAGAAGACAAAAAGTTTTACGAAGTTGTTAAAGTTATTTACAAAGACTTCTGGCCTGATGTCTTGCCAATGGAGTTTGGTGAAAAAGAGTTGAAAACCTTATGTGACCGTTTCCAAATTAATTTTGGAAAAACAAAGATGGCTTTCCGAGACTTCAAACACAACGGAGGCAAAAGTGTACCATCAGATTTGTTGCCACTTCTCCACTGCATACAAACGGTGCCAGTTAGCAATGCAGAATGTGAAAGAGGTTTCAGTGTGATGAACATAATAGCTACCAAGATAAGGAGTTCTCTTTCCATTCCTCACCTAGCAGAACTTATGATGATTAGCATATGTGGTCCTCCACTTCACTTATGGAATCCAGTGCCTTATGTGAAATCTTGGTTAGCAAAAGGCAGACGAAGTGCTCTTCAAGATGTCTGCCTAACACGACGGAGAAAAGAGGATAGCTCCAGTTTCCAGCACTTGTGGCGTTTGTTATAG